The sequence TTTGCATGGCTCACCCCGGCTCGCCAAAAGGTCTCTCGTCATCAACAAAAAGCAGTGTTCTATTAACATATTAACATAAATCTATCTATTCGTTCTAATGTAATTTTTTTCGCTGCGGATGTATCTTTAATCACGATAGTTTGCTAATCAGACGGAAGAGAACCCGCCAGCAGAGTCGTCATCGCTCCTCATAGCAATCGTCAGCTTATGATCTGCATCTCCGTACCCGGTAAACGGTTACAAGTACATGGTAGCCAATCGCGTCTAAAAGGTGAGATAATATAGAAAACAGCATAATTAGTGATCAGTACCATCTCATAGTGTTGATATGGGGAAATGAAAATCCGCCCCTGAAGTCTTCTCGAATGGTTATCCGCGGATGTTTGTGACTCGTGAGGTAGTCTGCTTTGGCCGATCTTCATGCACTATGTCGATCTCAACATACTTTCGTATACCCCCACCTTCATCGTGTCCCAATTGGTGTCCCTGGTCCTGGTCCCGGCTATCGCTCCAGGCTTTGAGGTTCTGCATTCCGACGGATTCAACCATGCGCTCTTCGCTCTCATTCATTGTGAAATTTGTTATTGGATTTGCTGTCGGCGGTCCGCGGCCCCGCCAACTCTTGGAGGTCCCTCCAAAAGTGACAAAGCCTTTTGGTGTTAGACCCTCAGACTTTTGCGTGGAGCGCATCGAGTCAAGGATGGATCCGAAGATGGGCCCAAATAACCCTTTGAGGAGAGGAAATATCATGGGCAAGTTAGTTGTAACGACGGCAACAAAGGTTTCTCGGACAGCCCAAGATCCGGCCAATTGTGCACCATTTTCCGTGTCCTAAAACGTTGTCATGTCAGTTTTTCGTATTTGTAATGAGTAGATGGCATAGGAAGCGTACCAGTACGATTAAAACACATCGTAAAGTGGCACACACGACGACGAAAATACCGCTACTGAAGAGAAGCATGAGTCCAGCCTTCTTCAAAGGCTTCAGACTGGACCCCCATAGCATAGGCAGTGGGACTGATATGATGTATAAATCGGTCGTTACGTTGAATGCCCAATAGACCCAAATAATCTGATTAGACACGGCGGGTTGGCAAGCATCTATTGGTAAATTAgcaaaaaagccaaaaatgTTTCTTAAATCGAAAGCACTAACTTCCAGGGTCTGGGAATATCTGCCAGAACTTTTGAAAGGGTCGACACGAGAGGTAAAGATTTAGAGCTACAACAAGGTAGCTAGATGCAAGAAAGGCGAAACCAATGTAAATTCTAATGCGGTAATGTCGAGCCAGGCCCTCCTATCAAGACATGTTAACAAATGCGTAATCAGGTGAGGGAAGACGGGTCAACAGACGCGAGGAGCATACCGTCAGTCTTATATAAAACACAAGCAACGACGCCTTGAGTGTCCAAAGGAGCGTCGAGTACGTCGACCACCCTGCAAGCTGTATTTTTGATCCTATTACTCTAACAAACTGATTAGTGGGAGTTTATATAGCCATCTTTTACCTAATAGCTGCATACCTCAATCGAAACTCCGGGTCATCTGGTGAAAGCGCAGCCCGCTGCGCATCCGTCATACCGTTATTCGCAAGGCCATTTGCTACATGACCAACGCTATAAGCCAGAGACGTCTCAGCTGTATAAAATATAACAGCTACCCATGCGAGATAATCGTCACCACCTAGGCCTCGAAAGCCGGCATATCGAATACGAGAAATTGTTCTGAGGATGGTGACTGCGATTCCAACTCCAAGGAGAGTCCACGCTTCGATTGTGAATTGTTggaaagctgcagctgccgcgGCCTGTGATGCCGGATCTGGTGGAGGACTTGGCATGATGTATCATCTGATAGTAATAGGCTTATTTGTAGAAGTCTTCCAAAGGAGTGTCTAAGCCTTCGTATATAACTCCTCGACCACTTGCCAACCGTCAACCAAATCGACTAACAGAACACAGACTAACGGAAGAGCGAGATTGTCATATTTCACTCCTTTCAATCTCCTCTATGTATAAAAGCAGTTAGTATCTCACAGGAACATCACCTCTCATCGCACAGTGTTGGTTCGCTATCGCCGTTGTGTTAGGGTACTTACATGTCATTCTAGCCCGAAACCTCTTCGGCATACTGTTTGTATTTGCCGCAAGGGTCAATGCAACCCAACCGGCGTTAGAGAGTGCCATCAACCCGTTGACCCCGGCAGTAGGCTGTTCAAAGGTGGGCAATCTGCTTGCAGCTCCCCACCGTTGTTAGCGTAGGGGGGGCCGCGGT comes from Trichoderma asperellum chromosome 3, complete sequence and encodes:
- a CDS encoding uncharacterized protein (EggNog:ENOG41~TransMembrane:7 (o12-37i57-76o114-136i148-170o199-221i233-256o276-301i)): MPSPPPDPASQAAAAAAFQQFTIEAWTLLGVGIAVTILRTISRIRYAGFRGLGGDDYLAWVAVIFYTAETSLAYSVGHVANGLANNGMTDAQRAALSPDDPEFRLRVIGSKIQLAGWSTYSTLLWTLKASLLVFYIRLTEGLARHYRIRIYIGFAFLASSYLVVALNLYLSCRPFQKFWQIFPDPGNACQPAVSNQIIWVYWAFNVTTDLYIISVPLPMLWGSSLKPLKKAGLMLLFSSGIFVVVCATLRCVLIVLDTENGAQLAGSWAVRETFVAVVTTNLPMIFPLLKGLFGPIFGSILDSMRSTQKSEGLTPKGFVTFGGTSKSWRGRGPPTANPITNFTMNESEERMVESVGMQNLKAWSDSRDQDQGHQLGHDEGGGIRKYVEIDIVHEDRPKQTTSRVTNIRG